In Candidatus Bathyarchaeota archaeon, the sequence TCTTCCACCTTAGAGGCTTCCAGCAAAGATTCCATATAATATTCCGAATATGACGCTTCCAGCCCAAGCTATTACCATGTATGTCAGGACAACCTTCCATCTGGCGATCCTTGAAACTGCTAGAGCATTGGCTACGTCGTATGGTTGCCCCATCAACCATGATAAGAGTGCGCCCTTGGACATTCCTAAATTCCATAATCCTCTCCCAATCACTATCTCAACGAGTGTCGGAGTATATAGTGGGCCGCCTAGGACTGAGGCTATTAGAACTCCTTGAATCCCTGTTAGGTAGGTTCCCACAATGTCTTCAGGTAGGTATGCCTCGATATAGGCTACGGCGATGAGGCCCATGATGAAGTATGGGAGGATCTGCTTGGCTAGGTAGCCTCCGAATTTGATGGCGGTCCAGAGCCTCTCATCCAGAGGTGGCTGAACAAGCTTCATATCGGTCTGGATGTTGGCTCTATTCGTTTGATGTTCCTGCTCCACTGCTCTGCCGAATGGTGTTCTGGAGATGATGACGCCCGCTATCAGGGCGACTACAATCGATACTAAGATTCTAACCCACGCCAACTCCCAATACAATAACTCTCCAGTAAGAAGGATGGCTAGAATGTTTGATGAGGGGGCCATCAAAAGAAACGTTATCGCCGGACCTATACCTGCTCCACTGTATAGGACCCCTGCAAATAGTGGGACCATTGTGCATGAGCACACTGTTAGGAACGGGGCGATTATTAGAGCTAGAATGTAACCGGCTGACTTGCTTCCACTCATGTAACGGGTGATAATGTCTTTAGGAATCATCTCGTAGATGAGGCCTGCTACGACAAATGCGAAGAGGAGGCAGATCCAGCCGTGGCTGAAATAGTCGATGAGGTAAGCTATCGGAATATACCATATTGGGAGTCCATGAAAGTCGGCGGTTTTCATTGTAGGCGCGAGAGAGTAAGCCATGACCCTTGAATATATTAGGGCCCCGAAGATGAAGATTATGAAGGCTAAGAGTATAGCCGTCCTTATCGTTCTAGTGATCTGCATAAAGTTCTTCCCATTCTAATTGGTTTCGATATCATTTAGATGATTCTGCGAGGATTCTCTCCACCTCTTCCTCGCTGGGTATTCTACCCACAGTCTTGATTACGCCGTTTACTGCTAAGGCTGGTGTCACCAGAACCCCATACTTCTCTACGACCTCTCTGGAGGATGCGTTCAAATGTGTGATTTTTACTTTGACTCCATGTTTTGATGCTGCTCTCTCGACATTTTCACGGGTCTTTCTGCACCTTGGGCATGGTGGGTCTGAGCCTATTACCTCAACGTTTAACTC encodes:
- a CDS encoding permease — translated: MQITRTIRTAILLAFIIFIFGALIYSRVMAYSLAPTMKTADFHGLPIWYIPIAYLIDYFSHGWICLLFAFVVAGLIYEMIPKDIITRYMSGSKSAGYILALIIAPFLTVCSCTMVPLFAGVLYSGAGIGPAITFLLMAPSSNILAILLTGELLYWELAWVRILVSIVVALIAGVIISRTPFGRAVEQEHQTNRANIQTDMKLVQPPLDERLWTAIKFGGYLAKQILPYFIMGLIAVAYIEAYLPEDIVGTYLTGIQGVLIASVLGGPLYTPTLVEIVIGRGLWNLGMSKGALLSWLMGQPYDVANALAVSRIARWKVVLTYMVIAWAGSVIFGILYGIFAGSL
- a CDS encoding thioredoxin family protein; translation: MKELNVEVIGSDPPCPRCRKTRENVERAASKHGVKVKITHLNASSREVVEKYGVLVTPALAVNGVIKTVGRIPSEEEVERILAESSK